One window of the Verrucomicrobiota bacterium genome contains the following:
- a CDS encoding ribonuclease D has translation MIAGESAFRDYLSGLSGQQEVALDTEADSLHCYFEKLCLIQSGWGQEPQSGWAEDLKLIDPLAGLPLEEFFKALEGKTVIFHDADYDLRLLRRSGDFPDKNIFDTMIAARICGEPQLGLAGLVEKYFGITLSKASRKANWAQRPLSDQMAEYALNDVRFLSQLASILADRLKELNRTEWYEQSRDRMVKGTRETRLRDEENLWRITGYAALSQRGWAILRALWHWRDSEARQWDRPAFHVLSNDSLLRLADDASRGSGFSRPRIPQPRADRMEETLESALALPESEWPKVIRGVRTRVSKEQVDRFNHLRDFRDKVARDVDLDPSIIAPKAALEAVAADPSAAILLPWQRALLKLPAAHEKAPEPVQPNLL, from the coding sequence TTGATCGCAGGGGAATCCGCCTTCCGGGATTACCTCTCGGGCCTTTCCGGGCAGCAGGAGGTCGCTCTCGATACCGAGGCCGACAGCCTTCATTGCTATTTTGAGAAGCTCTGCCTGATCCAGAGCGGCTGGGGTCAGGAGCCCCAAAGCGGATGGGCCGAAGATCTGAAACTCATCGACCCTCTGGCCGGTCTACCGCTGGAGGAATTTTTCAAGGCCCTCGAGGGGAAGACGGTGATTTTTCACGATGCCGACTACGACCTGCGACTGCTTCGCCGGTCCGGGGACTTCCCCGATAAAAATATCTTCGATACCATGATCGCGGCCAGGATTTGCGGTGAACCTCAGCTGGGCCTTGCTGGACTCGTGGAAAAGTATTTTGGAATCACCCTCTCGAAGGCCTCGCGTAAGGCGAACTGGGCACAGCGCCCTCTCTCCGACCAGATGGCAGAGTATGCCCTGAACGACGTCCGCTTTCTTTCACAACTGGCCAGCATACTCGCGGACCGCCTCAAGGAGCTCAATCGCACCGAATGGTATGAGCAGTCGCGTGATCGGATGGTGAAGGGAACCCGCGAAACCCGCCTACGCGACGAGGAGAATCTCTGGCGCATTACTGGATACGCAGCTCTCTCCCAGCGCGGATGGGCGATCCTGAGGGCGCTCTGGCACTGGCGAGATTCCGAGGCTAGGCAGTGGGACCGGCCTGCCTTTCATGTTCTCTCCAATGACAGTCTGCTCCGACTCGCCGACGATGCTTCCAGGGGATCAGGATTTTCACGTCCCCGCATCCCGCAGCCTCGCGCCGATCGGATGGAGGAGACCCTCGAGTCAGCGCTGGCTCTGCCCGAATCCGAGTGGCCCAAGGTGATCCGCGGTGTTCGCACCCGCGTCTCGAAGGAACAGGTCGACCGGTTTAATCATCTGCGTGATTTTCGCGACAAGGTGGCGCGCGATGTTGATCTCGATCCCTCCATCATCGCTCCGAAGGCAGCCCTTGAAGCCGTGGCGGCGGATCCCTCGGCGGCCATTCTCCTGCCGTGGCAGCGCGCTCTGCTCAAGCTGCCAGCCGCACATGAAAAGGCTCCGGAGCCAGTCCAACCAAATCTCCTGTAG
- a CDS encoding NADH-quinone oxidoreductase subunit C yields MSAASEATRIEETFSPDIFDRKEFRGETTLSVHATRIHEVALFCRDTLGFDMLLDICSVDHAGSHPRFQVVYGLYSIAKKTHLRLKSSLSEDEPEIDSVTDIWPTANWHEREVWDMMGIKFRNHPDLRRILMWEGYPYHPLRKEFPLEGIPTDVPDVAFTEVAPLAGGPFVTIPTEGNTEVREPRARHAGEIPTAATFIAEP; encoded by the coding sequence ATGAGCGCGGCCTCAGAAGCAACCAGGATCGAGGAGACTTTCTCCCCCGACATCTTTGATCGGAAGGAATTCCGTGGCGAGACGACCCTTTCCGTTCATGCAACCCGAATCCATGAGGTTGCCCTCTTCTGCCGAGACACGCTCGGATTCGACATGCTGCTTGATATCTGCAGCGTCGATCATGCAGGAAGCCATCCCCGCTTTCAGGTGGTTTATGGGCTCTACTCCATCGCCAAGAAGACCCACCTACGCCTAAAGAGCAGTCTCTCGGAGGATGAGCCGGAGATCGACTCCGTGACAGACATCTGGCCGACCGCCAACTGGCACGAGCGCGAGGTCTGGGACATGATGGGGATCAAATTCCGCAATCATCCGGATCTCCGACGTATTCTCATGTGGGAGGGTTATCCCTACCATCCACTCCGCAAGGAGTTCCCACTTGAGGGCATTCCCACCGATGTCCCTGATGTCGCCTTCACGGAGGTGGCCCCGCTTGCCGGAGGTCCCTTCGTCACTATTCCAACCGAGGGCAACACCGAGGTGCGCGAGCCCCGTGCCCGCCACGCCGGAGAGATTCCGACGGCGGCCACCTTCATCGCGGAGCCTTGA